A genome region from Mercenaria mercenaria strain notata chromosome 11, MADL_Memer_1, whole genome shotgun sequence includes the following:
- the LOC123532476 gene encoding molluscan insulin-related peptide 3-like, which translates to MADRSNQMMNGVSFESICIFLLALFLTVVSCGAMKSCSPLTKPHPHGICGSKIDEALDLICGKGGYVERKYRKRSVSGVDPSLLDVDANTFLALSKQQNAQLDDTRPPIVDLLLPGTQASNFLDKRGSFYRKGVSCECCYHSCSVRELTGYCRNPKKADFNLFNI; encoded by the exons GTCGAACCAGATGATGAATGGGGTATCTTTTGAATCTATATGTATATTCTTGCTGGCATTGTTCTTAACAGTGGTTAGCTGCGGAGCTATGAAATCGTGTTCCCCTCTCACTAAACCTCACCCTCAT GGAATATGTGGAAGCAAGATAGACGAGGCTTTAGATCTGATATGTGGAAAAGGTGGATATGTAGAGCGAAAATACAGAAAACGATCCGTATCTGGAGTAGACCCAAGTCTGCTTG ACGTAGATGCTAACACATTTCTGGCCTTAAGCAAACAACAAAATGCTCAACTAGATGACACACGACCGCCAATTGTGGATCTTTTACTGCCCGGAACACAGGCTAGCAATTTTCTGGACAAAAGAGGCAGTTTCTACAGGAAGGGCGTGTCTTGTGAATGCTGTTACCATAGCTGCTCTGTGCGAGAACTCACTGGTTACTGTAGAAATCCGAAGAAAGCCGACTTtaatttgtttaatatataa